One genomic segment of Mytilus trossulus isolate FHL-02 chromosome 4, PNRI_Mtr1.1.1.hap1, whole genome shotgun sequence includes these proteins:
- the LOC134716362 gene encoding uncharacterized protein LOC134716362, producing the protein MATSASWTLWKRLPPRYQLSVRTFVDEDDLIRHSPPGSPKTQRRGSPRHPRSENKSPRPPITSPTPANKRSIQNIPDISENENHIERPVSPSGSYFPYRKSGYIDHFKTQQRVNSARAMMVSDDRSRSLSPNGRMSKTSAAEAKINKDSSMTTTEIQHSIKRCEHHNKVKTGDEDQDTYPQYSNKIEQRKYLVRETDEGTMYIDKGKIIYFRRYKSSPVSQTSNFTRYNDGGYLASIRREYLTKPRLLAMGPKRKTFKDETKVFEERENYNRKVANILDYYSYPDEDSISLDDLTKYTSSGRKVNSPRKHANMSPKNVKRIYFAYPKSEHEVRPVPIPDMQTDPGSYFKVNQQSKLHDRNFYLKTPGHKSSFRETNILDCACGMCRIEMQLALMAQAETESHAKFQQSKMLKAKSINQENDVANKTEMTESELKLDLSSMNTEASKASNIQIQTDKNTTKQEQSEAGKEGKENKQEQTLTVTIPKMETNREISEVARENEVNTETV; encoded by the coding sequence ATGGCAACGTCAGCATCGTGGACTTTATGGAAGAGGCTACCACCAAGATACCAGCTAAGTGTTCGAACATTCGTTGATGAAGACGATCTAATTCGACATTCACCACCAGGATCGCCGAAAACACAGAGACGGGGATCTCCTCGACATCCTCGAAGTGAAAATAAGTCTCCAAGACCACCAATTACTTCGCCCACACCTGCCAATAAACGATCAATTCAAAATATACCTGATATCTCAGAGAATGAAAACCACATTGAAAGACCCGTTAGTCCGTCAGGATCTTATTTTCCATACAGAAAATCTGGATATATTGATCATTTCAAAACTCAACAGAGAGTTAATTCAGCTCGAGCAATGATGGTATCAGACGACCGGTCTCGTTCTCTCTCGCCAAACGGTAGAATGAGTAAGACGTCTGCTGCGGAAGCAAAAATCAATAAAGACAGTTCAATGACAACAACGGAAATCCAGCATTCAATAAAACGTTGTGAGCACCACAACAAAGTGAAAACTGGTGACGAAGATCAAGATACGTATCCCCAGTACTCTaacaaaatagaacaaaggaAATACCTGGTGCGAGAAACTGATGAGGGAACTATGTATATTGACAAAGGGAAAATCATCTATTTCAGAAGATATAAATCAAGTCCAGTGTCACAAACGTCCAATTTTACGCGCTATAATGATGGCGGATACCTTGCAAGTATTCGAAGAGAATATCTGACCAAACCGCGATTATTGGCCATGGGACCAAAGcgaaaaacatttaaagacgAAACAAAGGTGTTCGAAGAGAGAGAGAATTATAACAGAAAAGTGGCAAATATACTCGACTACTACAGCTACCCGGATGAGGATAGTATTTCGTTAGATGACCTTACTAAGTACACATCATCTGGTAGAAAAGTCAATTCTCCGCGTAAACACGCTAATATGTCGCCAAAAAATGTTAAACGGATATACTTTGCCTATCCTAAATCGGAACATGAAGTTCGTCCTGTACCAATTCCAGATATGCAGACTGATCCCGGGTCGTATTTCAAAGTCAACCAGCAATCAAAACTTCACGAcagaaatttttatttgaagacTCCCGGTCACAAATCTTCTTTCCGTGAGACAAACATACTAGATTGTGCATGTGGTATGTGTAGAATAGAAATGCAGCTCGCTTTAATGGCTCAAGCAGAGACAGAAAGTCATGCAAAGTTTCAACAATCAAAGATGCTTAAAGCTAAATCTATTAATCAGGAGAATGATGTTGCTAATAAAACTGAGATGACCGAAAGTGAACTTAAACTTGACCTTTCGTCCATGAACACAGAAGCTTCTAAAGCATCTAACATTCAGATACAAACGGACAAAAATACTACCAAACAAGAGCAGTCAGAAGCTGGGAAAGAGGGAAAGGAAAACAAACAAGAGCAAACATTAACTGTTACTATTCCCAAAATGGAAACCAACAGAGAGATAAGCGAGGTGGCGCGAGAAAACGAGGTTAATACTGAAACGGTTTAG